The region ATTTTTACGGAAAATTCATTATCGCTTATTTTCTCGGAAACAGCCGAAAGGCCTTTGCTGGCAGCCATCTTGCTCAGGTTCTGGACTGCAATCTCGTTGTCTACCAATACCTCAACCGTCTCTCCCGGATTGCAGGATTCCAATGCCTTCTTAGTGTCAATGACAGGTCTTGGGCACTGCTTTCCGCGTTCATCTAATTTCATGATTCGTATCCTCCTTAAATATGTATCTGATTCTTCCTATTCCCGGAAGTGTGCTTTGAAATTATCATCACATGTCTCTAATTATAGCAGGTTTGGAAGTGTATGCAAACGCTTTTGCCCCTTTACAGGGCCTGCATTTATTTTTTCTATAGTGAAAAGATAACTATATTTTTTATCTATACGGATGCGGTTCTGTTTCCTGTTTTCCGTACAGTTTATTCCGGTAAGTCTGCACGGGAGCCGCCCCGTCCGGAACCGTGTAAAAATAATTCAGGGCAGCCGGTTGTTGACTCCCACTTAACGGGAAAATCCGCTAAAAATCCGCAAACGGTTATTAATCGGGGGCATCGGAGCTGAGGCAGCTCTCGCGTTCCACCATATGGTATGGAAGTACGATTTTCATAGGAAGATGATGTCCTCCTTCAATCCTGTCGATCAGGATTTTTGCGGTCATCCGTCCCATTTCAGCCAGGGGAAGATGAATGGTAGTCAGCGTCGGGTCTAAGTATTGCCCCACATTGATATCGTCCATGCTGATAATGGATATATCTCCGGGGACAGTCAGCCCGAATTCCCTGATTGCGCGCATGGCTCCGATTGCGATAACATCATTGGAGCATAAACATGCCGTGGGGCTTAATCCGGATTTCAGAAGTTCGCCTGCCCCCAGATACCCGCCTTCCATGGAAATGGGGACAAGCTTTACACAGGATTCACGGCAGGGAATGCCATGCTCCTTCAGGGACGCGCAGTACCCCAGGAAAGGGACGCTATATCCGCGGCCGCCTATATAGGCAATTTGCCTGTGGCCTGACAGGATCAGGCGGTCTGCTGCATCGGAGGCAGCCCGTTGTCCGTCACAGACAATCTGGTCCAGGCCGGCGTCCAGATATTCAAAGCCCGTGTAGATGATATGCCGGGGAGTCCGTTGGGAAAGGTATTGCCCGGTGGAATCCGTGTCCGCAAGGCTGCTGCCGATTATGGCGATTCCGTCCACGCTGGAATTTGCCATCATGTCAAAAGCCGGGGGAAGGAAGCCGTCAAGGGAAGACAGGCTGTATTTCAAGCTGTAATCATGTATGCGTGCTTCCTCCTCCATGCCTTTCACCAGGACGGCGCGCGCCAGCTCGCTGCCAATGTCGGCAGCCTGGGCGAACAGGCATGCGATGGAGCGGCATGCATTACCGTTCTCGCGGACGGAATGCATTTTTAAATTCCGCGCATGAGCATTGGGGGTATAGCCGGTCCTCTGCGCGATTTCCAGTATTCTTTTCCGGACTTCCTTGCCTGCGGGGGACTTTCCGCTTTTATTGATTACGCGGGAGACCGTGGATACGGAAACTCCGGCTTCGGCAGCGATTTCTTTCAGTGTCATGGAATCTGCCTCCAGATGCCCTTATCTGCCAACAGCGGCGTACGTTTAATCATAATAACCTCCAGGAACATAAAAAACGCCGGAAGAAGCAGACTGTTTCAACAGTCCGGTGCGTCTTCGTGGCGTTTTATCCATTTTATTTTAATGTTGCTGCGTTCATTTCAAATCGTAAACAGACTTCTCTTGGAGAAGGACATGGTCTTCGTGACAATGATTGATTTAAGTATATAGAGCCTTATATGATTTGTCAATGGAAAGACCGGGAGTGTTTACCCGGTTTTCTTTTACGGTTGAAATAAAGGCGATAAGGTTCCGGGAAGAAGCAGGTATTGATGCCTGAAGCTGGGGGACTGCCGTGAGGAGGAGAATCCACATGTTAATTTTCATCCAGCTTGTCAAGCGCCTGGGCAATGTTGAACGCATGGTCGCCGATGCGCTCATAATCGGTCAGGATTTCCGAATACAGGATGGAAGTTTCCACATGACATTTCCCCTTTCTCATGCGCTCAATCTGGTTGGAACGGTACCGGGCTGTCCGCCTGTCAATGTCCTGTTCCAGAAGCAGAGCCTGTTCCGGAAGGGAGTCCTGCTCTGGCCGGGGTTTGGACTCAGCGATGCAGGCGCTGCAAATCAGGCGTACGGCGCCCATGCATGAGGTCCTCATATCGGCCAGCTCAGCAGATGCCTGGGAAGAAAGCTCCAGCCTGCGCTCCATCATGGTCCGGGCATAGCCCGCGATATTTGTTGCGTGGTCGCCAATGCGTTCCACATTTCCGATGATGGAGAACATGCGGTTAAGCGCATTTACCTCGGACGGGGAATTTTCCACGGCAAGTACCCTGGAAATCCTCCTGGACAGCCGGGCATTGTAAAGGTCAATCTCTTCCTCGCGTTTTTGAATCTGCTCCAATTCGTCCTCATCCCTATGCACGAACGCCAGAAAACTGGTTTCAACATTGGCGGCAGCCAGAGCAAGCATCTGACCGATGTCCTCATTCAGCTGCTTCCTTGCTATGACAGATACGCCAAGTACATGTTCAGAGGCCAGCAAATCCTCAAACCAGCGCTCATCATCCGTTGTATTCTGTGGCTTGTCCGGCAGAAGCTTTTCGGAAATCCGTGCAAGCTGCGTGCCGAAGGGCAGCAGAAGCAGGGTTGTAACAATGTTGAACAGGGTATGCACATTGGCAATCTGTGCCGCGGGATTATCCGGCGTGAACGAGGCCATCCACTGGGTAAAGGGTGACACCAGACAGACCAAAGTAAACACAGCTGTGCCAATGACATTGAATATCAGGTGAATCAGGGTGGTCCGTTTGGCGTCGCGGTTTGCCCCGATAGAGGCCAGGACAGCCGTGATGCAGGTGCCGATATTCTGACCGAACAGCACAAAGACCGCGCTGTCCAGTCCGATTAATCCGCTTACGGCCAGGGCCTGAAGAATACCAACGGATGCAGAAGAAGACTGGATGACAGCAGTAAAAGCAGCTCCTGCCAGAATCCCCAGAAAGGGATTGGAAAACTTTGTCATCAAATTGACAAAATGCCGGGAATCACGCAGCGGTATCATTGCGGCGCTCATCATTTCCATGCCAAGAAAGAGGATACCCAGACCCGCAATAATCCCTCCGGCAAACTGGACCTTTTTTTGCTTGACAAAAAGAATCAGAGCAACACCTGCAAATGCAATCAACGGCGCGACGGCCCCGATGTCCAGGGCTATGAGCTGCCCGGTCACGGTGGTTCCGATATTGGCACCCATGATGATCCAGACAGCCTGCTTAAGCGTCATGAGCTGGGAGTTGACGAAGCCCACCACCATGACGGTTGTGGCGGATGAGGACTGGATGATTGCCGTGATTCCGGCCCCCACGAACACGCCTAAAAACCGATTGGCAGTCAGGCGCTCCAGTATCTGCTTCATGCGGCTGCCGGCTGCGGCCTCCAGATTGGTGCTCATCATCTGCATCCCGTACAGAAATAACGCCAGCCCTCCCAGCAGACTGAAAAACGATTGAATACTCACAATGACTCCTCCTTTTACATGTTTGACAGTGTTGTGCGGAAAGAAAAAGGCATGACCCGCATCCATGTGAATGAATGCGGGTCATGCCTTTTTTTGAACATATGAAGTGTGGTTATGGTGAAAATTTGGTCATCGTCGTTGACGGTGGCGTCCATATGTATGTCATTTTCCTTCCGGTGTTTTATATATGGAAATATCCTGTCCTGCTGGAATTATATGAGGATAAAGGGACAATGTCAACGGGATGGGAGGAATATTAACGATACTTTAATGCAATATAATTACGCCTGGTGCTTTTCACTGCAGAGAAACAGAGGACGAGTTCACCAGCTCATCAATCGGAATCTGCTCAACCTCATGGAAATATTTCAGTATTAATTCCTGAAAATACTGTGTATAGGTGGAGAGGTAACGGTCCTTGTGATGAATCACGGATATCTGCTGAAGAAGGGGCATCGAATTCTGGTCCCGGTCCCAGGGCGGATTTGCAGGAATCACGGATGAAACCAAGTTTTATATGAATGAAAATGGAAATCCGAAACCCCTAACATTATATTCGGGGTATCCGACGGAGTGCTGGCTGTAAAAGGCATTAATTATTGATGGCTTTATTCGTTCCAATCACACCCAGGATGTAACTGCTCAGCAGGAAACCGGCGCCGGCGCACACAGCCATGATGAGAAATACAATGCGGTAGCCGCTGATACCCGGATTGCGGTCCAGAATGTTTCCGTAGACGGAGTACAGAAATGCGCCCGGCAGATAACCGATGAAGGAACCCAGCGACATGGCGGAGCCGGTTATCTCCCTGGGAACATTGATTTCGTCCATGGGTGCGAAGAATATGGCGCGCATGCTGAATACACAGGCGCCGATGCTGAGGGTCATGAGCATGCCGAAGTATACGTTCATGCTGCTGTGAGGCAGGAAAGCGAAGACAGTCAGGGCCGCCCCTGTAATTACGAATACGACCCGAAGATATCTGGTTGCTGAATGGAAGACCTTGTCGGTGAGATAGCCGCCGACAGGGCCTCCCAGCATTTTAAGGGCATATTGGTTGATGATTCCGTAGGCGCCTGCCAGGACAGCGGGCATGGCATAAAGGTCCTTGAGGAAGGGAATGAAATATGTAAGTCCGCAGTAAACACAGTAGACGGCAAATACATTAAATGATACCAGCCAGATGTTCCTGTTCTTAAGGGCGAGCATGACATTATCCATGGCAGCCTTGTTTTTGCTTACCTTTTCACCGGCAGCATTGACAGCCTTAATCTCATCCGGTTCAAGAAGGAAATAGGCGATGATGCCGATTACCATGGGAACGGCTGAGTAAAAGAGAATGGCTGCCTTCAGGCTGGCGGCATTGCTCCCTATTAATGCGAAGACACCCAGTGCGCCAAAGGCAATGATGGTATCCACAAGCCCGCGTCCGGCTTCCATGATTCCGAACATGCGCCCCTGCTCTTCCTCTGTTCCCAGAAGCCGGACCGCCTTCAACATGGTGGGCCAGTAGAGCATGTCCGCGCAGACGGCAAGACCGCAGTTGATTAACAGAAAGAGCCAGTACGGCGGGAAGGCGGAAAGACCGATGCCCAGTAATCCGATACCCAGCAGGGACATGGGAATCATGATTTTTTTAGATACCCGGTCCGTAAGATAGATGGAAATCAGGAATCCGAAGGTGGAAATCAGCCCTGCCACGCTCATGGCCGTACCAATCTGTGTGTGGGACAGCCCCATGAATTCCTGCATGGGAACATAGAACGCGTCCTTTAAGCATCCCAGCTTATAAATGGTCCCGGCGCCCAATACCAATGTACCAAATGAAATCCATTTCTTTGATTGACTGTTGTCTGCATTTGTTTTCATTTTTTCATCTCCTCATTATATTTACCATTTGTTTCCGTACTCTTAGTATATGTGACGAAATGAGCTGAGTCAAGCTAAGATGAGTTAAAACGAGCTGTTTTGTGGAATATATACGAAAATAAATAAGTTAATTTGTGGCGTTTTGCGGAGAAAAATAGTTGAATGATGTGCTTACATGTGCTAAAATAAGTTAAACTAAGCAAAACCAGAGGTGAGCAGGGAAACAAAACAGAAAGGAGCGTTTGCGGATGCTGGCAGAACAACGGTATCAAAAGATAATAAGCCTGATGCAGACAGACGGAAGCGTCAGGGTCGCGGATTTAAAAAAGAAGATGGGAGTCTCTCCTGAAACAGTCCGCAGGGACCTGGAGAACATGGAAGCCCTTGGACTGATACGCCGTACAAGGGGAGGGGCTTTTCTGGCGGATAGGGAAAATATGCCTGGGGAGCAGAACATCCAATACCAGAATTTTTCAGCCAGGGAAAGGGAAAACCTGGAGAGCAAGGTGGAGATTGCAGAATTTGCGGTCCGTTTTATTAAGGAGGGTCAGTCCATAGCCCTGGACTCCGGAACCACTTCCTATGAGCTGGCCCGCGCCATAAAGAGGACATTCCGTTCACTGACCGTGGTCACCAATTCCATTGCTATTTTAAATGAACTGGCTGATGCAAAGGGAATCACACTCATTGCAACGGGCGGCGTATACCGCCCTGAGGAGCTGGCCTTTGTGTCTGATATTGCAGGCATGATATTTTCCAAATTAAGCATCAACTTATTTTTTCTGACCACCTGCGGCATTTCGGTTGACCGGGGAATCACCTACCAGCGTATGGATGAAATCATTGTGCAGGAAAAGATGATGGAGGCCTCAGACCAGACCATTGTCATTGCGGACAGTACCAAGCTGGGCGTGAATTCACTGGTAAAGATGTGCGACATCGACCGGGTGGGGATGATTATTACGGATTCCGAGGCAGCAAAGGAGCAGATACAGCCCTTTGAACAGGCAGGCATCAGGGTCGAGAAACCGGAAAAACAGGGGGATAAAGGTCATGGAGCAAAATAAGGTAAGTGTATTGCTGGTATCGGTGGACGCATTGAAGCCGGAGTTTGTTTTTGAACAGGAACGTCTGGGAATCAGCCTTCCTAATATAAGTAAATATTTTGTGGAGAATGGTACCTTTGCAGGCCAGGGCGTGCAGAGTGTGTTTCCTACCTTTACCTATCCCTGCCACCAGAGCATCATCACAGGTACCAATCCCGCTGTCCACGGCATATATAACAATGGAATATTTGACCCCATGGAGGAGCATATGGGAGCATGGCATTGGTTTACCAGCAGAAAAGTGGAAAATCTGTGGGAGGCTGCCGGAAAACACGGATATCTGTCTGCCAGCGTGGCATTTCCCACATCAGTGGCTGCCGGGGGAGATTTTATGGCGCCGGAATTCTGGTGGGATGGAACAGAGCTGGACAGCCGGTTTATCGACGCCATGTCCGTGCCGCAGGGCATGGTTCTGGAGATGGAGGAGGAAATTGGAAGGTATGCAGGAGGCCTGGACCTGACGGAAGCCGGGGACAGGCAGCGGTACAAGGCAGCCATGTGGGTATTGGACCATAAGCTGGCGCCCAGGGTAAAGGAACAGCCTTTTTTCATGTCAGCCTACTTTGCGTCCTTTGACGAGATGGCCCATGAGTATGGGGTATACAGCAAAGAGGCTGCCCATGCGGTTGAGGCCATTGACAGAATGCTGGGAGACTTGGTTGAGAAGGTACATGGAATAACGGATGACCAGGCGGTTGTCTGCGTTGTTTCCGACCATGGGACACTGGACAATCGGTATAATATCCGGCCTAATGTGAAGCTGAGGGAAGCAGGGCTTATCACTACAGATGAAAATGGCAGGGTAACGGACTGGAAAGCCTGGTCCCAGCGTGCAGGGGGCATGTCTGAAATCCGGCTGAAGGACGGGCAGGATGAAGATGCCGGAAAAAAGCTGGAGCAGGTAATGAAGGAGCTGTCATCCAATCCGTATTTGGGCATTCTGGAGGTACTGGACCGGAAACAGGCCATAGAACGAGGCGGTTTCCCTCTGGCTGACTATGTGCTGGTCTCTCAAAAGGGATATGAAATACGGGACGATGTGCAGGGGGATTACTGTACGGAAAAACTGCACCAGAAAGCCCAGCATGGCTACTGTGAAAACTTCGAGGAAATGAGGGCGTCTTTCATGATAGAAGGATGCGGGATAGAACGGAAACACGATATAGGCTCCATGAAGCTGATTGACATAGCGCCTACTCTGGCAGCTGTCATGGGATTTCATATGCCGCAGGCAGAGGGAAGGAACCGGTTGGAGTGATGAAAACAGCAGAGGCAGTTCTGGGGAATCTGGCCGGCCTGCTGTGGGGAAACTGGATGCTGTTTGTATTGCTGGGGCTGGGCGTGTTTTATACCATTGCCACGGGCTGCATCCAGTTCAGGTCCATCCCCTGGATTATAAAGGAATTCTGCAAAAAAGAAGATAGAACAGAACCATCCCGGAACCATAAGGGAACCGTGTCCTCCGTCCAGGCTCTTTATATGGCAATCGCAAGCTGTGTGGGAAGCGGGAATATCGTGGGGGTTGCCACTGCATTGATTGGTGGAGGTCCGGGCGCCCTGTTCTGGATGTGGGCGGCTGCATTTTTAGGAATGGCCACCAAATATGCGGAAATCGTACTGGGTCTGGTGTTCCGTCAAAAAGGCGTGGACGGAAGCTATTACGGCGGTCCCATGTATTATATTGAAAAGGGACTCCATACACGGTGTCTGGGCGTGGCCGCGGCTGTCCTTCTGTTTTTCCAGAATGCAGGCGGAACCCTGATTCAGTCCAATACCATATCAGGCGCAGCCTATCAGGTGTTCGGGGTCCCGAAGCTGTGTACCGGTGTTGTATTGGCGGCTGCCATGATTTTTATCATTGGCGGAGGGTTGAAACGTCTGGCGGATACAGCCCAGAAAGTCGTGCCAATCATGGCGTCGCTGTATATTGTGGGAGGCGCTGTGGTGGTGTTTGCCAATCTGGAATCCATTCTGCCCATGCTGAACCGCATTTTCCGGGAAGCATGTTCCATGAAGGCGGGGATGGGGGCCGCGGCAGGGCTGACAATGAAGGAGGCCATGCGGTTCGGCGTGGCCAGGGGACTGTATTCCAACGAGGCAGGCGAAGGTTCTGCGGCCGTCATCCATTCCGCGGCCCAGGTAGACCATCCGGCCAGACAGGGCTTTTACGGTGTGGCGGAGGTGCTGGTGGATACCAT is a window of Enterocloster clostridioformis DNA encoding:
- a CDS encoding DeoR/GlpR family DNA-binding transcription regulator; this encodes MLAEQRYQKIISLMQTDGSVRVADLKKKMGVSPETVRRDLENMEALGLIRRTRGGAFLADRENMPGEQNIQYQNFSARERENLESKVEIAEFAVRFIKEGQSIALDSGTTSYELARAIKRTFRSLTVVTNSIAILNELADAKGITLIATGGVYRPEELAFVSDIAGMIFSKLSINLFFLTTCGISVDRGITYQRMDEIIVQEKMMEASDQTIVIADSTKLGVNSLVKMCDIDRVGMIITDSEAAKEQIQPFEQAGIRVEKPEKQGDKGHGAK
- a CDS encoding LacI family DNA-binding transcriptional regulator; this encodes MTLKEIAAEAGVSVSTVSRVINKSGKSPAGKEVRKRILEIAQRTGYTPNAHARNLKMHSVRENGNACRSIACLFAQAADIGSELARAVLVKGMEEEARIHDYSLKYSLSSLDGFLPPAFDMMANSSVDGIAIIGSSLADTDSTGQYLSQRTPRHIIYTGFEYLDAGLDQIVCDGQRAASDAADRLILSGHRQIAYIGGRGYSVPFLGYCASLKEHGIPCRESCVKLVPISMEGGYLGAGELLKSGLSPTACLCSNDVIAIGAMRAIREFGLTVPGDISIISMDDINVGQYLDPTLTTIHLPLAEMGRMTAKILIDRIEGGHHLPMKIVLPYHMVERESCLSSDAPD
- a CDS encoding alanine/glycine:cation symporter family protein, encoding MKTAEAVLGNLAGLLWGNWMLFVLLGLGVFYTIATGCIQFRSIPWIIKEFCKKEDRTEPSRNHKGTVSSVQALYMAIASCVGSGNIVGVATALIGGGPGALFWMWAAAFLGMATKYAEIVLGLVFRQKGVDGSYYGGPMYYIEKGLHTRCLGVAAAVLLFFQNAGGTLIQSNTISGAAYQVFGVPKLCTGVVLAAAMIFIIGGGLKRLADTAQKVVPIMASLYIVGGAVVVFANLESILPMLNRIFREACSMKAGMGAAAGLTMKEAMRFGVARGLYSNEAGEGSAAVIHSAAQVDHPARQGFYGVAEVLVDTMVICSTTGFSILASGVPLEGANAASLAAEAFGTIFPFLKYVVSVSLILFASTSIMSQWYFGHVSLMYIKSLKGDWFYRMLFPVLILAGSLSTAGIVWSIQDCMLGLLIIPNVLALFKLSPVVMRLTREFFKENHT
- a CDS encoding alkaline phosphatase family protein codes for the protein MEQNKVSVLLVSVDALKPEFVFEQERLGISLPNISKYFVENGTFAGQGVQSVFPTFTYPCHQSIITGTNPAVHGIYNNGIFDPMEEHMGAWHWFTSRKVENLWEAAGKHGYLSASVAFPTSVAAGGDFMAPEFWWDGTELDSRFIDAMSVPQGMVLEMEEEIGRYAGGLDLTEAGDRQRYKAAMWVLDHKLAPRVKEQPFFMSAYFASFDEMAHEYGVYSKEAAHAVEAIDRMLGDLVEKVHGITDDQAVVCVVSDHGTLDNRYNIRPNVKLREAGLITTDENGRVTDWKAWSQRAGGMSEIRLKDGQDEDAGKKLEQVMKELSSNPYLGILEVLDRKQAIERGGFPLADYVLVSQKGYEIRDDVQGDYCTEKLHQKAQHGYCENFEEMRASFMIEGCGIERKHDIGSMKLIDIAPTLAAVMGFHMPQAEGRNRLE
- a CDS encoding MFS transporter, translating into MKTNADNSQSKKWISFGTLVLGAGTIYKLGCLKDAFYVPMQEFMGLSHTQIGTAMSVAGLISTFGFLISIYLTDRVSKKIMIPMSLLGIGLLGIGLSAFPPYWLFLLINCGLAVCADMLYWPTMLKAVRLLGTEEEQGRMFGIMEAGRGLVDTIIAFGALGVFALIGSNAASLKAAILFYSAVPMVIGIIAYFLLEPDEIKAVNAAGEKVSKNKAAMDNVMLALKNRNIWLVSFNVFAVYCVYCGLTYFIPFLKDLYAMPAVLAGAYGIINQYALKMLGGPVGGYLTDKVFHSATRYLRVVFVITGAALTVFAFLPHSSMNVYFGMLMTLSIGACVFSMRAIFFAPMDEINVPREITGSAMSLGSFIGYLPGAFLYSVYGNILDRNPGISGYRIVFLIMAVCAGAGFLLSSYILGVIGTNKAINN
- a CDS encoding Na/Pi cotransporter family protein, which produces MSIQSFFSLLGGLALFLYGMQMMSTNLEAAAGSRMKQILERLTANRFLGVFVGAGITAIIQSSSATTVMVVGFVNSQLMTLKQAVWIIMGANIGTTVTGQLIALDIGAVAPLIAFAGVALILFVKQKKVQFAGGIIAGLGILFLGMEMMSAAMIPLRDSRHFVNLMTKFSNPFLGILAGAAFTAVIQSSSASVGILQALAVSGLIGLDSAVFVLFGQNIGTCITAVLASIGANRDAKRTTLIHLIFNVIGTAVFTLVCLVSPFTQWMASFTPDNPAAQIANVHTLFNIVTTLLLLPFGTQLARISEKLLPDKPQNTTDDERWFEDLLASEHVLGVSVIARKQLNEDIGQMLALAAANVETSFLAFVHRDEDELEQIQKREEEIDLYNARLSRRISRVLAVENSPSEVNALNRMFSIIGNVERIGDHATNIAGYARTMMERRLELSSQASAELADMRTSCMGAVRLICSACIAESKPRPEQDSLPEQALLLEQDIDRRTARYRSNQIERMRKGKCHVETSILYSEILTDYERIGDHAFNIAQALDKLDEN